AAAAGGAGGAGTGAGTGAGAGTCTTTGGTTACTAGAACATGAAGGAGACCGGAGTGGGTCAGTGTTGCAAAAGTTTGAGGAAACGGTCAAATGGAACCAGAGGCCAGAGGGGCGGCTTAACTACATCACTTTGAATCTTTCAAACTACATTAATCTGcagcctctctctctctcatgctTAACAATGAACACTTTTACCTTAGATACTGTCACTTAGGAATTTCAACAAACAATGGTTCTGCATGGTTTTTTCCAGTCTAATACATACAGGTATACAAAACTTGGATTGATACATTGCTTAAGAGAGAATTAAGTATATAACAACGGAACCAAGAACATGTGGCTATAATATAAGCTAGGTAATTTAAATGCACATGAAAGGTGAATGGCAACTGAATTTGACATGATTCTAAGACATGAATAAACGTGAAAGATCACATTTATATTTAcaaagagaaatatatatataaaaaaaaagacactCATGTATATACTGCATTAGAAAGAAATAGGAAAATGAACGTAAATATCACGCGTAATAACGTAATTGATTATTGGAATCCGGGAGAGGTGTGTGTTGACTTATGGAAGGGCTTCTACATTTGTCAATCTCTCTACTTTGGAGTTTGGACATTCCTgtcttcaactttttttttaaagaaagaatcaagttttttattttggtccatgtaattaaaaaataagtgaGAAATAGAATGAGAAAGTgtgtgaaaataaattaatagaaaaattgttttgtttttttggagGTGATTGTATTCCTACTTTCATGGTTTTAGTTGCTTTAGTTGTAAGATTGATCATTTGTCTCACGATTAGCGCACTAATTGATAAGGAATTGatcaaaaagttttttttttcattcgcAAGAGTTGAGATTTGAACCTTAAATAAGGGACGAGTGTTGAGTCACTACACCAATCTACTTACTTGAAAAAGGTGAAACTCCTtatgttccttattataagtgACAACTAAATATAagtaatttttcaaaatttaggtagcattaactaatattttttttccaaagttgcctcatatttaatatgaaagagatggtgatattttggaatattaacttggagaaagaaattaacatgaaaataaataagggtaattttttttttgtctagaccaaggtatccccacagccgacagtcgtgagactaatccctcgccccacggtcagcgcactaagctgTAGGGGctggccaaggagttttttctattcgcaagagttgagATTTGAACCCCAAAGCACTTACTTAAAGGATGAAGTGCTGAACCACTACACCAACTCATTTggttaaataagggtaatctaatAAAGTTAATAGTTttgttttacaaatttattactagtaactaattttcttaatctaagagaattcgTTTAAAATGATTTATATATAGGAAACAATTGAGTATATAAATGAATCAAAATCTTAAATTAGAAAATTATATGATATTTGTCtcatattaaaatttataaaggtattaatcattatttatttaattattttataaatttatgatCTCTAATTAAGTTCAAACAATCCCCCCAATCGATTTTCATGCTCGGCCGTCTaatcattatttaatttaaactaATGATAATAAATGGATATACATTTTTCTTTGTTctctaatattatttttttagagAACAAAGTTCTCTGATATTATTATATGTGAAAATACCAAAATAGTCTTCAAGCAGGAAAACTCCATACAAGTTGCAAAAATGAAAGTGATTAGTTAAAGGCATAAGAGTGGAGTATGCAATTATCTTCAAATATATAGACCTCATCATGTTTACTTTCCCATTTCTATTTTCTTGGTCACACACTCACACCTTTATGGAAACTTTTTCAAATTAAATGCATGGAATAAAGTTCTAGTTGGGCGtagttattgttgttgttgttgatgataatTGATATTCGCCAATCTACCTTGACTTCCATATTTTGGACTTTTAAATATTAATCTAACAGATTTCTCGAAGGTTAACTCAAGTGTTAAGAGTTAGAGAATATAAGGGTTTGAGAGGCTGAATGATAAAGACTATAAGAATCTAAGATTCGAACCCTGagaatgactaatttactaacatttgcctataaagtAAAAATTAGCTCACAACATGCTACATTCACGTTGTAGGTCCATGTTTTACCAATTGCTTAAAATAAGTGTGGtttgaccaaaaaataaaatttaattgtgTGGGGATAATATCTTTgcaatttgaaaaagaaaatatataattccttttgaccaaaaaaattaattccttgacaaaaaataaaataattcaagaTAACAATAGCTCTCTCTTCCCTCAAAACCTTCAGGAAAACAACATTGTGCAACTGTCCCTTTGGAGGTCCTATCTCTTTAGGGAGGTTGTTCCTCCTTATGGAATACTTTTTCATCTTCAGTAACTTTCTTCCCACATACGCAAATaaaggaaataaaaataaaaatggaacTTTCAGAACTCAAACTTAAATTgtgtttatattatattatattactgttcaaaaaaatatattatattatattatcttTTCTATATTTTCAGAACTGAACTTGAACTTCTGCATGTACAATTTTACACTTCCAAAACTTGAATTTGAAAATTGTAAGAAGCAAAGAAAATGTTCACTCAAGTCCTTAAAACGTAATTAGAAAGAAATTCCTTGAACTtacaaaagtaaaaataaaaattaaaaaaagtccgaacatgaaatttaaaaaatgtaaaaatgcACAATGAATTTTTTAGAAGATATtattaaacttcaaaatattATGTAAAAAGAAATTTCAGGGTATTGAAAAATCCATCCCAAAGTATTTTTGGTGAATCATTCATAggtttttaataaataaaaaattaggacCATGGGCTTTGTATGGCCCATATATGACTTCATGAGCTTTTTAACCCTTAATCCcagttttgacaaaaaaaaaacctataatCTCAATTGtaggtttataaaaaaaaatcccaatTGTTCGGAGAAGAAAACCCTAATCCCAATTGTTAGCACTCTTTGCGATTTCTAGTTTCTTCTTGATTCCACAGGTTGCCCCCATTTTCCTTTTCAACAATCAAGAACTGTGAACCCTTTGTTGAGTTTTGCAAACAATAACCTTAATCTCTGCTTCATTGCCAGGTATCTTTTTACtcattttctgggttttgtttcGCCAAGGCTATTTGATTGCATTTCCTTCTTTTTGATTTTAATTCACTCCCCAACATGTAAAGTTTCCATCTTTATTTGATTTTCATGTTTTTCGATATTGGGGTAGCTTTCTTTTCCCCTTTTGTTTAATGGCTGGAAAATCCAATTTCTCATATGTTTTTTCATGGGGAGTTTAGTTTGATGCATGATTTTACATATATCATGTATGTTTTAGATGTTGTTATACTCACAGGTTTCATTAAGTTTACAATTTCATTGCTTATAAACTTCCTCAGTTGTCTAATTTTTCAGGCACTAACTTTCCACAAGTAGGTGCATTTGAGGTGCATTTTGTGAGATCATCTGAAGGATGGATCGTAAAGGAAAAGGATTTGGGAAGGGTAAGAATTTGACATGTAGccttcttttctatttttaatgATGGTGCAAATGTGCATGATAACTATACTTTCTCACAATATGGATTTGCTCTTGTTCTTGTTATTACTTTGTTGGAGTAGTTGAACAGGAACACTGAAGCATTTGGTTTACCACGGAGCATAGCATACATAACATGATCACTTAGAGAATGAAAATAATAATTCTTTTGTAATTTCACATTAAATCAATGGGTTGTTCTAAACAAAAGATTATTAGTAGTCGGCAGAGCTTTCTTTATCACATaaaatgttttattttcttgtacCACTAGACTTTCTTGGTTCACCATTTCACTGACATCAGAGCCTCACATTCAGAGAATTTTGTTAGGTTTATAGTCAGTGATATAGCAAACAGAGCTTAATAAACCTTTATGATCATGAGATGATCATTTCTGAAAATCCTATTCAAGGCTTGCTCTAACATTTAAAAATGTGAATTCACACCTTTCTTTTGACGTTTAGTCAGTGATGACTTGATTCATGTTCTATCATGTATGTTAAATTACCTGCAGTGGATTATTTGGTAAACTAGTGCTCATGTTACCTTTTCTTATTATTACTATGTGTAAAATGCATGTGGGTTTAAGCTAGTAAACTATATGGAATATTCTTTGTTTTCTAGTTAAACTTCAAAACATGTCATTCCCTGTTATTAGGTGCTGCTGATTAGTTTTTGTCAGAACATTGATCTAGACTGGATGGATCTTCtgctcttattttattttttgagaaCTTGTAATTAATGCATGAAGTTCGTATTCCTTTCAATATATTTTGTTTAGTAAGGTTATTTCATGGAATCAGGCAATAGAGAACTTGGAGGTGCTCGTGATCTCATAAGTCAGTACAGGCTTTGGCCATACTATGAAATCTTCTGCAAGAAGTCACTTCCATTGTCAATTTCAGAGACACCATATCTTCGCAATGTGGTGGGTGACACAAATATCAGGAAGGGAGAAGGAATGGAACTGAGTCAGCTCTGTCAAAACACCTACGTGAGTGAGAAAAAAGCTCGCTTACATCCTTTTGAGTTGGATGTACTCAGTGAAGCTTTCCATATGAAGGTAATGGACCCAATCCGCATTTCTTCTGTATGATTTTTAATCTTCTTGACTGGCTTCACATTTGATCTTTTTCTTCACATTAAGGAGAGCAGAATAATTCAAACTGTCTTCAAACTTCATGTTTGATTGATATGTCATGCTGATATGTTATACACATGACCAGAAGGGGCTACCAAGTTCAGTTCCAAAGTCGGAGAACCAATCTAGGGAAAAAGAGAGGAAGAACAAGAAGATCAAAGATGATAATAAAAAGGATGAGAAGTATAAGGAGCACAAGCTACATCAAGTAACAG
This portion of the Lotus japonicus ecotype B-129 chromosome 3, LjGifu_v1.2 genome encodes:
- the LOC130747418 gene encoding probable mediator of RNA polymerase II transcription subunit 19b, encoding MDRKGKGFGKGNRELGGARDLISQYRLWPYYEIFCKKSLPLSISETPYLRNVVGDTNIRKGEGMELSQLCQNTYVSEKKARLHPFELDVLSEAFHMKKGLPSSVPKSENQSREKERKNKKIKDDNKKDEKYKEHKLHQVTDGIANNRIKHHDSHTLQLKNRQEKKRKAETSNDPVSKRVNMRQ